A stretch of the Proteobacteria bacterium CG1_02_64_396 genome encodes the following:
- a CDS encoding epimerase — translation MNIILFGSSGMIGQAALRECLLDPNVESILAIVRKPSGFTHPKYQEQIHTDFLDFKPLEAVWRGYDGCFYLVGVTSSGMSDADYRRVTYDYTLAAAEALAALNPNMTFVYGSGAGADSSEKGSVMWARVRGATENAVLALPFKGVVFRPGFIVPMHGVKSKTDSYRWLYTFTRPFWGILRRLFPNMVGTSEQVARAMIAVVQRGAPKRVLEVRDINGLG, via the coding sequence ATGAACATCATCCTCTTCGGTTCCAGCGGCATGATCGGCCAGGCGGCGCTGCGCGAGTGCCTGCTCGATCCCAACGTCGAAAGCATCTTGGCCATCGTGCGCAAGCCCAGCGGCTTCACCCACCCCAAATACCAAGAGCAGATCCACACCGATTTTCTTGATTTCAAGCCGTTGGAAGCGGTTTGGCGGGGGTATGACGGCTGTTTCTACCTGGTTGGAGTGACCTCGTCGGGCATGAGTGATGCCGACTACCGCCGCGTCACCTATGACTACACCCTAGCGGCAGCCGAGGCGCTGGCGGCGCTCAACCCCAACATGACCTTCGTCTACGGCTCCGGGGCCGGGGCCGACAGCAGCGAGAAGGGCTCGGTGATGTGGGCTCGGGTGCGGGGGGCGACCGAAAACGCCGTTTTGGCGCTGCCGTTCAAGGGGGTGGTGTTCCGGCCCGGCTTCATCGTCCCCATGCACGGGGTGAAGTCCAAAACCGACTCGTACCGCTGGCTCTACACCTTCACCCGCCCCTTCTGGGGGATCCTGCGTCGACTCTTTCCCAACATGGTTGGTACCTCGGAGCAGGTCGCCCGCGCCATGATCGCGGTGGTGCAACGCGGCGCTCCGA